A single window of [Clostridium] hylemonae DSM 15053 DNA harbors:
- a CDS encoding type II toxin-antitoxin system PemK/MazF family toxin produces MQVRRGDIYYADLSPVVGSEQGGIRPVLIIQNDIGNKHSPTVICAAITSKMNKAKLPTHVEIDAKKYQIVKNSVILLEQVRTIDKQRLKDLVCHLDKQIMNKVDEALKISFELHT; encoded by the coding sequence GTGCAGGTTAGACGTGGAGATATATATTATGCGGACTTAAGTCCGGTAGTCGGATCAGAACAGGGCGGCATCAGGCCTGTATTGATAATACAGAACGATATAGGGAACAAACACAGCCCTACGGTCATCTGTGCCGCCATCACATCAAAGATGAACAAGGCGAAGCTGCCGACACACGTGGAGATCGATGCGAAAAAATACCAGATAGTGAAAAATTCAGTCATATTGCTGGAACAGGTGAGGACAATTGACAAACAGAGACTCAAAGACCTTGTCTGCCACCTTGACAAACAAATAATGAACAAAGTAGATGAGGCGCTGAAGATCAGCTTCGAGCTTCATACATAG
- a CDS encoding hemolysin family protein, with product MEEGSLFQRMKQIFQIKEDVEDEGVWKEAAELIRNIFRYMDKDAKDIMTHRKNIVAIDGNEKLADALRFMLDESYSRFPIYEEGIDEIIGTIHLREAMTCYFNEDLRQMPVKQLDDYIRPVAFIPETKSIDTLFKEMQAEKNHIAIVLDEYGQTSGLVAMEDILEEIVGNILDEYDEEEELIEILPDGRCIASGMTDLEDLEDMLPMTFEKEEYETLNGFLVDQLDRIPSEEETCIVEYDGYRFTVLSVDNNTIERVKIEKLNEEC from the coding sequence ATGGAAGAAGGCAGTTTGTTTCAGAGAATGAAACAGATATTTCAGATCAAAGAGGATGTTGAAGACGAAGGTGTCTGGAAAGAAGCGGCGGAATTGATCCGCAATATATTCCGTTATATGGATAAAGACGCAAAGGACATTATGACACACAGAAAAAATATCGTGGCTATCGACGGAAATGAAAAGCTCGCGGATGCCCTCAGGTTCATGCTTGATGAGAGCTATTCCCGTTTTCCGATATATGAGGAGGGCATTGACGAGATCATCGGCACGATACATCTCCGGGAGGCGATGACCTGCTATTTTAACGAAGACCTGCGCCAGATGCCGGTCAAGCAGCTTGACGACTACATAAGGCCGGTGGCGTTTATTCCGGAGACAAAAAGTATTGATACCTTATTTAAAGAGATGCAGGCGGAGAAAAATCACATCGCGATCGTGCTGGATGAATATGGGCAGACATCCGGACTTGTGGCTATGGAAGATATTCTGGAAGAGATCGTCGGCAATATTCTCGACGAATATGACGAAGAAGAAGAGCTGATCGAGATACTTCCGGACGGCAGATGTATTGCGAGCGGTATGACAGATCTGGAGGATCTGGAAGATATGCTGCCGATGACATTTGAAAAAGAAGAATACGAGACACTCAACGGTTTCCTTGTTGACCAGCTGGACAGGATCCCGTCTGAGGAGGAGACATGCATCGTGGAATACGATGGATACCGGTTCACTGTTCTTTCCGTAGATAATAATACGATCGAAAGAGTTAAGATTGAAAAACTAAACGAAGAGTGCTAG
- a CDS encoding YebC/PmpR family DNA-binding transcriptional regulator: MSGHSKFANIKHKKEKNDAAKGKIFTKIGKELAVAVKEGGSADPANNSRLRDVIAKAKANNMPNDTIDRNIKKADGDANAANYEYITYEGYGPNGTAIIVEALTDNRNRTATNVKNAFTKGSGNVGTPGCVSFMFDKKGQIIVSKEEYEGDADDLMMQALDAGAEDFAEEEDSYEIVTTPEDFSTVRLALEEAGIPMAAAEVTMIPQTYVELTDPKDIQNIQKTLDMLDDDDDVQDVYHNWDE, from the coding sequence ATGTCAGGACATTCAAAATTTGCAAATATCAAGCATAAGAAAGAAAAAAATGATGCCGCCAAGGGCAAGATTTTCACCAAGATCGGTAAGGAACTTGCCGTGGCGGTAAAAGAAGGCGGAAGCGCCGACCCGGCAAACAACAGCCGTCTGCGTGACGTCATAGCAAAGGCTAAGGCAAACAACATGCCGAACGACACGATCGACAGGAATATCAAGAAGGCGGACGGAGACGCAAACGCCGCCAATTACGAATATATTACATATGAAGGCTACGGGCCGAACGGAACAGCTATTATCGTTGAGGCGCTCACCGACAACCGGAACAGAACTGCTACAAACGTAAAGAACGCATTTACGAAAGGAAGCGGCAACGTCGGAACACCGGGATGCGTGTCCTTTATGTTTGACAAAAAGGGACAGATCATCGTGTCAAAAGAGGAATATGAAGGCGATGCGGACGACCTGATGATGCAGGCGCTCGATGCCGGGGCGGAAGATTTCGCGGAAGAAGAGGACAGCTATGAGATCGTCACCACGCCGGAGGACTTCAGTACAGTCAGGCTGGCGCTCGAAGAGGCCGGCATTCCCATGGCGGCGGCGGAAGTGACGATGATTCCGCAGACATACGTGGAACTCACTGATCCGAAAGACATCCAGAATATCCAGAAGACTCTGGACATGCTCGACGATGACGACGACGTACAAGACGTATACCATAACTGGGACGAATGA